A genome region from Arachis duranensis cultivar V14167 chromosome 6, aradu.V14167.gnm2.J7QH, whole genome shotgun sequence includes the following:
- the LOC107494578 gene encoding pentatricopeptide repeat-containing protein At4g36680, mitochondrial, producing MPPNAAAALAGLRRLCTTTDAATITISRAKSQLRSEFDPDKALQIYSSVSKHYSSPVTSRYALDLTIRRLAKCRRHSDIVDLIESQKSDPKVASEPFLSTLIRSYGIADMFDRALQTYHQMDTFGTPRTSVSFNALLTACVNCALYHNAPHLFDEIPKQYGVVPDKVSYGILAKSFCRIGDPAKALQVLKDAQGNGVVITAVTYTTILDVLFRKGKIDEAEKLWRLMEETGCVDVTAYNMKLKFLTAGGGGLPEKVNGLIDEMVKARFMPDTISYNYLMTCYFKNGMVEEAKKVYDGLRGKQCRPNAATFRTVVYFLCRNEDFEGGYRVFKESAKVNKIPDFNTMKILVEGLVKKGKKKEAEELIRTVKKRFPCNMLNAWAKVERNLNLVSDDGADNVESKKDSEP from the coding sequence ATGCCACCTAATGCCGCTGCCGCACTTGCAGGCCTCCGCCGACTCTGCACCACCACGGACGCCGCCACAATCACAATCTCGAGAGCAAAATCCCAACTCCGAAGCGAGTTCGACCCGGACAAGGCCCTGCAGATCTACTCCTCCGTGTCGAAGCACTACTCCTCCCCAGTAACCTCCCGCTACGCCCTCGACCTCACTATCCGCCGCCTCGCCAAGTGCCGCCGCCACTCCGATATTGTGGACCTCATCGAGTCCCAAAAGTCTGACCCCAAGGTGGCCTCGGAGCCCTTCCTCTCCACTCTCATCCGCTCCTATGGCATCGCCGACATGTTCGACCGTGCCCTTCAGACCTACCACCAAATGGACACCTTCGGCACCCCTCGAACCTCCGTCTCCTTCAACGCCCTACTCACTGCCTGCGTCAACTGCGCCCTCTACCACAACGCCCCCCACCTGTTCGACGAAATTCCCAAGCAGTACGGCGTCGTTCCAGACAAGGTCTCCTATGGCATTCTTGCCAAGTCCTTTTGCCGAATTGGTGaccctgcaaaggcactccagGTCTTGAAGGATGCTCAGGGAAACGGCGTCGTGATCACGGCGGTTACTTATACCACAATCTTGGATGTTCTGTTCAGGAAGGGGAAGATTGATGAGGCTGAGAAGCTGTGGAGGCTGATGGAGGAGACGGGTTGTGTGGATGTAACTGCCTATAACATGAAGCTTAAGTTTCTGACTGCCGGCGGTGGCGGCTTGCCGGAGAAGGTGAATGGTTTAATTGATGAAATGGTGAAGGCACGGTTTATGCCTGATACAATCAGTTATAATTACTTGATGACTTGTTATTTCAAGAATGGGATGGTGGAGGAAGCCAAGAAGGTTTATGATGGACTGCGTGGGAAGCAATGTCGTCCGAATGCTGCCACGTTTAGGACCGTGGTGTATTTTTTGTGCAGGAATGAGGATTTTGAGGGTGGGTACAGGGTTTTTAAGGAGAGTGCCAAGGTGAACAAGATTCCGGATTTCAACACCATGAAGATTTTGGTTGAAGGGTTGgtgaagaaagggaagaagaaggaggCGGAGGAGCTGATCAGAACAGTTAAGAAGAGGTTTCCTTGTAACATGTTGAATGCATGGGCTAAGGTCGAGAGGAACCTCAACTTGGTTTCTGATGATGGTGCTGACAATGTTGAGTCTAAAAAGGATTCGGAGCCATAG